One window from the genome of Rhodobacteraceae bacterium S2214 encodes:
- a CDS encoding RNA polymerase sigma factor: MSDTYRDELISHLPALRAFAISLTRSRSAADDAVQDAVLKALVNFDKYEPGTNMRAWLFTILRNTYYSSRRKYHREASDPDGLLTSGLAVKPDHDGRLQYNDFMKAFSQLPDDQREVLILVGASGFSYIEVAEMTGVALGTVKSRVNRARARIAEILELGDGPIELTDKSTIAVVSRSL; the protein is encoded by the coding sequence ATGAGCGACACATATCGCGATGAACTGATCAGCCATTTGCCGGCGTTGCGCGCGTTTGCAATCAGTTTAACACGGTCCAGATCAGCAGCGGATGACGCCGTGCAAGACGCGGTTCTTAAGGCGCTGGTTAATTTCGACAAATATGAACCCGGAACGAATATGAGGGCTTGGCTGTTCACCATTTTGCGGAACACGTATTATTCGTCTCGTCGGAAATACCACCGTGAAGCCAGCGATCCTGATGGTTTGTTGACCAGTGGTTTGGCGGTGAAGCCGGATCATGATGGTCGCCTGCAGTACAATGATTTCATGAAAGCGTTCAGCCAGCTTCCTGATGACCAGCGCGAAGTGCTTATTCTGGTCGGGGCGTCCGGATTTTCCTATATCGAAGTGGCTGAAATGACGGGTGTGGCATTGGGCACCGTGAAAAGTCGTGTGAACCGTGCCCGTGCGCGCATCGCCGAGATTTTGGAATTGGGCGATGGCCCAATAGAATTGACGGATAAATCAACGATTGCAGTCGTTTCGCGAAGTCTTTGA
- a CDS encoding response regulator, which yields MHDLADQLTIELPYLRRYARALTGAQASGDDLAYETLQRILNDRTALIADTPLRVAVFRIFHQQWAAMAAAPSAIDQGDHAHAQKRLADLAPDSREALLLSTIEEFTSHQVSIILDTDIETVHSLIAQAKSDMKRLSEGLILIIEDEPIIASDLSRIVELAGHRVTGVGRTREEAVKLGKKTKPDLILADIQLADGSSGIDATHDLMKEFGGVPVIFITAFPERLLTGNRPEPAFLISKPYNESHVTSAVSQAMFFATTVLLAKP from the coding sequence ATGCACGATCTTGCGGACCAACTTACCATAGAATTACCCTACCTCCGCAGATATGCACGGGCACTTACAGGGGCACAGGCCAGCGGCGATGATCTGGCTTACGAAACCCTTCAAAGAATACTCAACGACCGGACAGCACTTATAGCTGACACACCGCTGCGTGTGGCTGTTTTTAGGATTTTCCACCAGCAATGGGCCGCCATGGCGGCTGCCCCATCAGCAATCGATCAAGGCGACCACGCGCACGCGCAAAAACGGCTTGCCGATCTTGCACCCGATTCTCGCGAAGCCCTTCTGTTGAGCACCATCGAAGAATTCACCTCGCATCAGGTCAGCATTATCCTCGATACGGATATCGAAACTGTTCACTCGCTGATCGCGCAAGCCAAGTCGGACATGAAACGGTTGTCCGAAGGGCTCATCCTGATCATCGAAGACGAACCTATTATTGCATCAGACCTTTCGCGGATCGTGGAACTCGCAGGCCACCGTGTGACTGGCGTAGGGCGCACACGAGAAGAGGCCGTCAAGCTTGGCAAAAAAACGAAGCCGGACCTCATTCTTGCTGATATTCAACTGGCAGACGGGTCGTCTGGCATTGATGCGACGCACGATCTGATGAAAGAATTTGGCGGGGTACCTGTCATTTTCATCACGGCTTTCCCAGAACGGCTTTTGACAGGCAACAGGCCAGAACCCGCATTCCTCATATCGAAACCTTACAACGAAAGCCACGTTACATCAGCCGTATCACAGGCGATGTTCTTTGCAACGACGGTACTTCTGGCGAAACCTTAA
- a CDS encoding LacI family DNA-binding transcriptional regulator: MNPPPRRPLTLRDVSEASGVSEMTVSRVLRNKGDVSAATRTKVQEAAKRLGYVPNKIAGSLASSRVNLIAVVIPSLSNMVFPEVLSGISERLESTGLQPVVGVTDYLVEKEEQVLFEMLSWRPSGVIIAGLEHSEASEAMLRQAGIPVVEIMDVDGVPIDACVGISHRRAGRMMAEQIIGAGYERIGFMGTKMPRDHRARKRFEGFTRTLAKAGIEIADQDFYSGGSALAKGREMTQAMLERTPDVDFLYFSNDMIGAGGLLYLLEKGIDVPGQIGLAGFNGVELLDGLPKQLATMDACRKEIGQTAAEMIAKHYADGPDSYERRVELEPKLALGQTLLRR, from the coding sequence GTGAACCCACCACCACGCCGCCCGCTTACCCTTCGTGATGTGTCTGAGGCCTCTGGCGTCAGTGAAATGACCGTTAGTCGCGTTCTACGCAATAAAGGGGACGTGAGTGCTGCGACCCGAACGAAAGTTCAGGAAGCTGCGAAGCGTTTGGGGTACGTGCCTAACAAGATCGCGGGATCTTTGGCATCGAGCCGTGTCAATCTGATCGCCGTTGTTATCCCGTCGCTAAGCAACATGGTTTTTCCCGAAGTGCTGTCTGGCATTTCGGAGCGGTTGGAAAGCACAGGTTTGCAGCCCGTTGTCGGCGTCACGGACTACCTTGTTGAAAAAGAAGAACAAGTTCTGTTTGAAATGCTGAGCTGGCGTCCGTCTGGTGTGATTATCGCGGGCCTGGAGCATTCCGAAGCGTCAGAAGCGATGTTGCGCCAAGCTGGCATTCCGGTTGTTGAGATTATGGACGTTGATGGTGTTCCAATCGACGCCTGTGTCGGGATTTCGCACCGTCGTGCCGGTCGGATGATGGCAGAACAGATCATTGGTGCCGGTTACGAACGCATCGGTTTCATGGGAACCAAAATGCCGCGAGATCACCGTGCGCGTAAACGTTTTGAAGGTTTTACGCGGACGCTGGCCAAAGCCGGTATCGAGATTGCGGATCAGGATTTCTATTCGGGTGGTTCTGCCTTGGCAAAGGGTCGCGAGATGACCCAGGCCATGTTGGAGCGCACCCCTGACGTCGATTTTCTATATTTTTCGAACGACATGATCGGGGCTGGTGGTCTGCTTTATCTTCTGGAGAAGGGGATCGACGTGCCGGGCCAGATTGGTCTTGCTGGGTTTAACGGCGTGGAATTGCTGGATGGCTTGCCCAAGCAGTTGGCGACGATGGATGCCTGCCGGAAAGAAATCGGTCAGACTGCTGCCGAAATGATCGCAAAGCACTACGCAGATGGTCCTGACAGCTATGAACGGCGGGTCGAGCTGGAACCAAAACTGGCGCTGGGTCAAACCCTGCTGCGCCGTTAA
- a CDS encoding MATE family efflux transporter, which translates to MTNTPTNSFTDGPLGSVYLKTALPIIFVMGMNGLLSVADALFLGIYVGPDALAAVTLMFPIYMLIVALSTLVANGMSSLLARALGANDMENARATFAGAHGLAIALGAVLIGLFILLGKPVALRTAGGSETLAEMGLTYLRITVFFAPLLFVLSVNSDALRNEGRVGLMAAMSLLVSIANIVFNYVLIAILDMGVAGSAYGTAAAQALAFCIITTFRFVGDTPLRPATLLSHSMYGKWTRILALGAPQSLNFIGLALGSAAIISALQWVGRPGYADTITAYGIITRVITFAFFPLLGLSFAMQTITGNNYGAALWQRSDASLRVALWAAFAYCSTVQIIVMTTPTQIARAFVDDHAVIAEVARILPIMTSVFFAVGPLMMVASYFQAIGSATKAAILGLTKPYAFAIPLTFALPIFFGEKGIWYAGPVAEMMLLCLTAFILWNVARTQPLKWGLFHTNEGAPL; encoded by the coding sequence ATGACAAATACCCCTACGAATTCATTTACCGATGGACCACTTGGTTCCGTCTACCTCAAAACTGCGCTGCCGATCATTTTTGTAATGGGTATGAACGGGTTGTTGTCGGTGGCCGACGCATTGTTTTTGGGGATCTATGTGGGACCCGATGCGTTGGCAGCGGTGACCCTGATGTTCCCTATTTATATGTTGATTGTGGCACTTTCCACGCTTGTGGCAAACGGGATGTCCAGCCTGTTGGCTCGGGCGCTTGGGGCCAACGATATGGAAAATGCGCGGGCGACGTTTGCGGGGGCACATGGACTTGCGATTGCGTTGGGCGCTGTTCTGATCGGGTTGTTTATTTTGTTGGGCAAGCCCGTCGCCTTACGCACCGCGGGCGGGTCCGAAACACTGGCAGAAATGGGTTTGACCTACCTGCGGATCACAGTCTTTTTCGCGCCGCTATTGTTCGTCCTGTCGGTGAATTCTGACGCATTGCGGAACGAAGGGCGCGTAGGTCTCATGGCAGCAATGAGCCTGCTGGTGTCGATTGCCAATATCGTTTTCAACTATGTTTTGATTGCGATTTTGGACATGGGCGTCGCGGGATCAGCCTACGGGACAGCCGCCGCGCAAGCCCTTGCCTTTTGCATTATCACAACATTTCGTTTTGTCGGCGACACACCATTACGGCCAGCAACGTTGCTGTCGCATTCGATGTACGGGAAATGGACGCGCATCCTTGCATTGGGCGCACCACAAAGCCTGAATTTCATCGGTTTGGCGCTGGGGTCTGCGGCTATAATCAGCGCGCTTCAGTGGGTCGGTCGGCCCGGCTACGCCGATACGATTACGGCCTATGGGATCATCACGCGGGTCATCACATTTGCCTTTTTTCCGCTTCTAGGGCTGTCTTTCGCGATGCAAACGATCACGGGCAACAATTACGGGGCAGCACTTTGGCAACGATCAGACGCCAGCCTGCGGGTGGCACTTTGGGCAGCGTTTGCCTATTGCAGTACCGTGCAAATCATCGTGATGACCACGCCAACCCAAATCGCGCGCGCATTTGTGGACGATCACGCTGTCATCGCCGAAGTCGCCCGCATTCTGCCGATAATGACGAGTGTCTTCTTTGCGGTCGGCCCGTTGATGATGGTCGCCTCCTATTTTCAGGCCATCGGATCAGCCACCAAAGCCGCAATCTTGGGCCTAACGAAACCTTACGCCTTTGCGATCCCTTTGACGTTCGCCCTGCCGATCTTCTTTGGTGAAAAGGGGATTTGGTACGCGGGCCCCGTCGCAGAAATGATGCTGTTATGCCTGACAGCATTCATTCTCTGGAACGTCGCACGCACACAGCCCCTCAAATGGGGTCTATTCCACACGAATGAAGGAGCACCACTATGA